A window from Thiomonas sp. FB-Cd encodes these proteins:
- a CDS encoding heavy metal translocating P-type ATPase: MIESVLAVPSSPLALPDPGEQQQGACHHCGAPLPQPPIRAMLAGQWRDFCCGGCAAAAQVIAEGGLCAYYDKRDTVGLPALPEEDITRMREQWQALADREFLAAFATDLGGGSWRSLVAVEGIHCGACVWLIERHLRAIPGVRAAAVNYATRRVLVEWDDSQVHLGDILEGLARIGYKPAPNVRHASEAQQRKSARMAVLRTLVAWLAMMQVMMLAWPSYVDPAGLSAAEVAIFHWASLSITLPVLLFSGWPFITGSLRDWRMRRLGMDVPVVLGLWGAFGASVASVVRGQGPVYFDSVTMFLALLLTARLIETSLRHRSMNAADELLEQLPAAVRRQGAGGEWETVAVTRLRAGDVVQVPSASLVPVDGVVLEGRSHANESLLTGESAPVFKAAASRVLAGSMNIDSPLLVRAEAAGQGTRIAQMVDLMNGALTHKPRAARLADAAAHWFTLVLLSLAGATALLWWWLDPSRIVPAVIAVLVVSCPCALSLAIPAALAAATARLSRAGVLVARGHALDAVAGIDVWLLDKTGTLTTGVADSVRVTWLQSGLREDTVVALAAALEQGVQHPLALALCAHAKQRGVSVPHAQHIQVRPGQGVEAQIDGRRLQLGKPLQPVPVAAQQAGASVLELRVAPPQDAGVAPAGGNAWR, translated from the coding sequence ATGATTGAGTCCGTCCTGGCTGTCCCCTCGTCGCCTCTGGCCCTCCCAGATCCGGGTGAGCAGCAGCAGGGCGCCTGCCACCACTGCGGCGCGCCCTTGCCCCAGCCACCCATCCGCGCCATGCTGGCTGGCCAGTGGCGCGACTTTTGCTGTGGTGGTTGCGCCGCTGCAGCGCAGGTGATCGCCGAAGGGGGCTTGTGCGCGTACTACGACAAGCGCGACACGGTGGGCCTGCCGGCGCTGCCCGAGGAGGACATCACGCGCATGCGCGAGCAGTGGCAGGCGCTTGCGGACCGCGAATTTCTTGCTGCGTTTGCCACTGATCTGGGTGGTGGCTCCTGGCGCAGCCTGGTGGCCGTGGAGGGCATCCACTGCGGCGCCTGCGTATGGCTCATCGAGCGGCACTTGCGCGCGATTCCCGGGGTGCGCGCGGCGGCGGTCAATTACGCCACACGTCGTGTGCTCGTGGAGTGGGACGACAGCCAGGTGCACCTTGGCGATATTCTCGAGGGTCTGGCGCGCATCGGATACAAGCCAGCGCCGAATGTTCGCCACGCCAGCGAGGCGCAACAGCGCAAGAGCGCGCGCATGGCCGTGCTGCGCACGCTGGTTGCCTGGCTGGCCATGATGCAGGTGATGATGCTGGCCTGGCCGAGCTACGTCGATCCCGCAGGCCTGAGCGCAGCCGAAGTGGCGATTTTTCACTGGGCCAGCCTGTCCATCACGCTGCCCGTCCTGCTGTTTTCCGGCTGGCCATTCATCACGGGAAGCCTGCGCGACTGGCGCATGCGCCGCCTGGGCATGGACGTGCCCGTGGTGCTGGGCTTGTGGGGCGCGTTTGGGGCCAGCGTGGCCAGCGTGGTGCGCGGCCAGGGACCGGTCTATTTTGACTCGGTCACGATGTTTTTGGCCCTGCTGCTTACGGCGCGGCTGATCGAGACGAGCCTGCGCCATCGCAGCATGAACGCCGCCGATGAACTGCTCGAACAGCTCCCGGCTGCCGTGCGCCGGCAAGGTGCGGGTGGCGAGTGGGAGACCGTTGCGGTGACCCGGCTGCGCGCCGGCGACGTGGTGCAGGTGCCCAGCGCCAGCCTTGTCCCGGTGGACGGCGTCGTGCTGGAAGGGCGCAGCCATGCCAACGAGTCCTTGCTGACTGGCGAGAGCGCCCCCGTATTCAAGGCGGCTGCAAGCCGGGTGCTGGCTGGAAGCATGAACATTGACTCGCCGCTTCTCGTGCGCGCCGAGGCGGCCGGACAGGGCACGCGCATTGCCCAGATGGTGGATTTGATGAACGGCGCCTTGACCCACAAGCCGCGCGCAGCGCGCTTGGCCGATGCGGCCGCCCACTGGTTCACCCTGGTGCTGCTGAGCCTGGCGGGCGCCACGGCGCTGCTGTGGTGGTGGCTGGACCCCTCGCGCATCGTGCCGGCCGTCATTGCGGTGCTCGTGGTGAGCTGTCCGTGTGCGCTGTCGCTGGCGATCCCGGCCGCTTTGGCGGCAGCCACCGCGCGGCTTTCGCGCGCTGGCGTGCTCGTTGCCCGGGGCCATGCGCTCGACGCTGTCGCCGGGATTGACGTCTGGCTTCTGGACAAGACGGGCACCCTCACCACGGGTGTGGCCGACAGCGTGCGCGTGACCTGGCTGCAAAGCGGGCTGAGGGAGGACACCGTCGTGGCGCTGGCCGCAGCGCTCGAGCAGGGTGTGCAACACCCGCTGGCCCTGGCCTTGTGCGCGCACGCCAAGCAGCGTGGTGTGAGCGTGCCACACGCCCAGCACATCCAGGTGCGGCCAGGGCAGGGCGTGGAGGCGCAGATCGACGGGCGCCGGCTGCAGCTGGGCAAGCCGTTGCAGCCGGTGCCAGTGGCTGCGCAACAAGCTGGCGCCAGCGTGCTTGAACTGCGTGTGGCGCCGCCCCAGGACGCGGGCGTTGCGCCCGCCGGGGGGAACGCCTGGCGGTGA
- a CDS encoding PadR family transcriptional regulator: MHSPNPSDSNGFGRCSGAGFERNAEMPGGCHGRHGRRGPRMFDAGMLRYVVLKHIAEQPRHGYDLIKLLQEQSGGLYTPSPGMIYPMLAMLEDLGHVSADADGNKKLYTITEQGREFLQQNQALVAAIEEQIAARRSAGGEQMRERLRALRDTIYARVRGQQLSPEQVRQIASVLDRALAEIQAL; the protein is encoded by the coding sequence ATGCACTCTCCCAATCCTTCCGACAGCAACGGCTTCGGACGCTGCAGTGGCGCCGGCTTCGAACGCAACGCCGAAATGCCCGGTGGCTGCCACGGCCGGCATGGCCGCCGCGGGCCGCGGATGTTCGACGCCGGCATGCTGCGCTACGTGGTGCTCAAGCACATCGCAGAGCAACCGCGTCACGGCTACGACCTGATCAAGCTGCTGCAGGAACAGTCCGGCGGCCTCTACACCCCAAGCCCGGGGATGATCTACCCCATGCTCGCGATGCTTGAGGATCTGGGCCACGTTTCGGCGGACGCCGACGGCAACAAGAAGCTCTACACAATCACCGAGCAGGGACGCGAGTTTCTGCAGCAGAACCAGGCACTGGTCGCGGCCATCGAGGAACAGATCGCGGCCCGCCGCAGCGCTGGCGGGGAACAAATGCGCGAGCGGCTGCGGGCGCTGCGTGACACCATCTACGCCCGGGTGCGCGGACAGCAGCTTTCGCCGGAGCAGGTCCGGCAGATCGCATCCGTCCTCGACAGGGCGCTTGCGGAGATCCAGGCCCTCTGA
- a CDS encoding DUF2202 domain-containing protein, with protein sequence MNDKTQHCPRCAAQNSGRGQRMGGGGMGRGGSGHLGRAAHRFGHIAQIRADIAASPRAPLTPEERDDLLLMREEEKVARDVYIRLLERWDIRPFGNISGAEQVHMDAILALLEHHGLPDPAQGLVVGRFHRTDLQDLYDQLIEQGLRSQADAVRVGLLIEELDIADLQKAARRTNKPEIRAVYAELERGSRNHLRAFYHWKQMLGIDYAPQHLPATEFERTALSAHESCD encoded by the coding sequence ATGAACGACAAGACGCAACATTGCCCGCGCTGCGCTGCGCAGAATTCGGGCCGCGGCCAGCGCATGGGGGGCGGTGGCATGGGCCGAGGCGGCTCCGGCCACCTGGGCCGTGCCGCGCACCGATTCGGCCATATCGCGCAAATCCGCGCCGACATCGCCGCGAGCCCGCGGGCGCCGCTGACCCCCGAGGAGCGCGACGACCTGCTCTTGATGCGCGAGGAGGAGAAGGTCGCTCGCGATGTCTATATCCGGCTGCTCGAGCGGTGGGACATTCGGCCATTCGGCAATATCAGCGGCGCGGAGCAGGTGCACATGGACGCCATCCTCGCGCTGCTTGAGCATCATGGTCTGCCCGATCCGGCGCAGGGCTTGGTGGTTGGCCGGTTCCACCGCACCGACCTGCAGGACCTGTACGACCAACTGATCGAGCAGGGGCTGCGCAGCCAGGCGGACGCGGTCCGCGTCGGCCTGCTGATCGAGGAACTCGACATTGCCGACCTGCAGAAGGCCGCGCGCCGCACCAACAAACCGGAGATCCGCGCGGTCTATGCCGAACTCGAACGCGGCTCGCGCAACCATCTGCGCGCGTTCTACCACTGGAAGCAAATGCTCGGCATCGACTACGCGCCGCAGCACCTGCCGGCCACCGAGTTCGAGCGGACCGCCCTGTCGGCCCACGAGAGTTGCGACTGA
- a CDS encoding Tex family protein yields the protein MTASSNLEDSAAQHAQILAQLAAELQLRPPQIAAAVELLDGGATVPFIARYRKEATGGMSDEHLRNMEVRLAYLRELEQRRAAILKSIASQGKLSPPLQAAILAASQKQELEDLYLPYKPRVTTRAQKARSAGLEPLADVLFSDPTRDPLTQAQGFVQASKGEDGADFTTAQACLDGARDILVERWAEDSTLVGPLREWLWSCGVLRAQVREGKTEEGANFRDYFEYAEPMARVPSHRALAVFRGRTQDVLDLSLQLPDAHAPGSAPLNAAQQRIAQHIGWSHQARAADDWLQRCVQWAWRVKLSLSLERELFGRLREQAEAQAISVFGANLRDLLLAAPAGPKTVMGLDPGIRTGVKVAVTDPTGKVLETATVYPHEPRRDWDGSLHTLATLCSRHRVQIVSIGNGTASRETTRLVSDLARRHPELALTQVVVSEAGASVYSASELATQELPELDVSLRGAVSIARRVQDPLAELVKIDPKSIGVGQYQHDVDQAQLARRLDAVVEDCVNRVGVDVNTASRPLLARVAGLSARLADHIVRQRDANGAFRSRQSLLAVPGLGAKTFEQAAGFLRIMDGDNPLDRSAVHPESYPLVERILAAAGQPIDVMMGNAKALQAVRAEAFVDAQFGLYTVRDVLAELDKPGRDPRPAFRVAQLQEDVQKIQDLRPGMRLEGTVTNVAAFGAFVDLGVHCDGLVHVSQLADRFVKDASDVVKVGDIVNVTVLEVDVQRQRIGLSMRSAQPGAGSSASGKPSDARLPAAGAPANRPAGKARQASMTAPAQSAMAAAFSRLGKTRP from the coding sequence ATGACCGCATCGTCGAACCTCGAGGACAGCGCCGCGCAACACGCGCAGATCCTGGCGCAGCTTGCAGCCGAACTCCAGTTGCGCCCGCCGCAGATCGCGGCAGCCGTGGAACTGCTTGACGGTGGCGCCACCGTGCCGTTTATCGCGCGCTACCGCAAGGAGGCCACCGGCGGCATGAGCGACGAGCACCTGCGCAACATGGAGGTGCGTCTCGCCTATCTGCGCGAGCTGGAGCAACGCCGGGCCGCCATCCTCAAGTCCATCGCGTCGCAGGGCAAACTTTCGCCCCCTTTGCAGGCGGCGATCCTGGCTGCTTCGCAAAAGCAGGAGCTCGAGGACCTGTACCTGCCCTACAAGCCTCGTGTGACCACGCGGGCCCAAAAGGCACGCAGCGCCGGCCTGGAGCCGTTGGCGGACGTGCTGTTCAGCGACCCCACGCGCGATCCGCTGACGCAGGCGCAGGGCTTCGTGCAGGCCAGCAAAGGGGAGGACGGCGCGGACTTCACCACGGCACAAGCCTGTCTGGACGGCGCGCGCGACATCCTGGTGGAACGCTGGGCCGAGGATTCCACGCTGGTGGGGCCGCTGCGCGAGTGGCTTTGGAGCTGCGGCGTGCTGCGTGCCCAGGTGCGCGAAGGCAAGACCGAGGAGGGCGCGAATTTCCGGGACTACTTCGAGTACGCCGAACCAATGGCCCGTGTGCCGTCACACCGGGCGCTGGCCGTGTTCCGGGGGCGTACCCAGGACGTGCTGGATCTGAGCCTGCAGCTGCCCGATGCCCACGCACCTGGCAGTGCGCCACTCAATGCGGCGCAGCAACGCATTGCCCAGCACATTGGCTGGAGCCATCAGGCACGAGCCGCCGATGACTGGCTACAGCGCTGTGTGCAATGGGCGTGGCGGGTGAAGCTGTCGCTGTCGCTCGAGCGCGAGCTGTTTGGCCGGCTGCGCGAGCAGGCCGAAGCGCAGGCCATCAGTGTTTTTGGCGCGAACTTGCGGGATCTGCTGCTGGCCGCGCCAGCGGGTCCGAAGACGGTGATGGGGCTGGATCCGGGGATCCGCACTGGCGTGAAGGTGGCGGTGACCGACCCCACTGGCAAGGTTCTGGAGACGGCCACGGTGTATCCGCACGAGCCTCGGCGCGACTGGGACGGCAGCCTGCATACCCTGGCGACGCTGTGCAGCCGGCATCGGGTGCAAATCGTCTCGATTGGCAACGGAACCGCCAGCCGCGAAACAACCCGACTCGTCAGTGATCTGGCGCGTCGTCATCCCGAGTTGGCGCTGACGCAGGTGGTGGTGAGCGAGGCAGGTGCGTCGGTGTACTCGGCCAGCGAGCTGGCCACTCAGGAGCTGCCGGAGCTGGACGTGAGCCTGCGCGGGGCCGTGTCGATTGCCCGGCGGGTGCAGGATCCGCTGGCGGAATTGGTGAAAATCGACCCCAAAAGCATCGGGGTGGGCCAGTATCAGCACGACGTGGACCAGGCGCAGCTTGCGCGCCGGCTGGACGCGGTCGTGGAAGACTGCGTCAACCGCGTCGGCGTGGACGTGAACACCGCTTCGCGTCCGCTCCTGGCACGGGTGGCCGGACTGAGCGCCCGTCTTGCCGACCACATCGTGCGCCAGCGCGATGCCAACGGCGCCTTCCGCAGCCGCCAGAGTCTGCTCGCCGTGCCCGGTCTGGGGGCCAAGACCTTCGAGCAGGCAGCTGGCTTTTTGCGCATCATGGACGGGGACAATCCGCTGGACCGCTCGGCAGTCCACCCCGAGAGCTACCCGTTGGTCGAGCGCATCCTGGCCGCGGCCGGCCAGCCCATCGACGTCATGATGGGCAATGCCAAGGCGTTGCAGGCCGTGCGTGCCGAGGCCTTCGTGGACGCGCAGTTCGGGCTGTACACGGTACGCGACGTGCTGGCCGAACTTGACAAGCCTGGGCGCGATCCGCGCCCGGCCTTCCGTGTGGCCCAGCTGCAGGAGGATGTGCAGAAGATCCAGGACCTGCGCCCGGGCATGCGCCTGGAAGGCACGGTGACCAACGTTGCGGCGTTTGGGGCGTTCGTGGATCTCGGCGTGCATTGCGACGGCCTGGTGCATGTTTCACAACTCGCCGACCGCTTTGTCAAGGATGCAAGCGATGTGGTGAAGGTCGGCGACATTGTGAACGTCACGGTCCTGGAAGTTGACGTGCAGCGCCAGCGCATCGGGCTGAGCATGCGCAGCGCCCAGCCCGGAGCGGGCTCCAGCGCAAGCGGCAAGCCCTCCGATGCACGGTTGCCTGCCGCTGGCGCACCGGCAAACCGGCCTGCCGGCAAGGCCCGGCAGGCGTCCATGACTGCGCCCGCGCAATCGGCCATGGCCGCGGCTTTTTCGCGTCTGGGCAAGACAAGGCCCTGA
- a CDS encoding HD-GYP domain-containing protein, which translates to MDDLKLCELVGALSHALDMTEGQPKGHCVRCAFIGMNVAHELGLDSQRQWELYYTLLLKDLGCSSNAARICDLYLTDDLRFKRDFKLVGGSLPQVVRFVLTHTGLKSGLAERFRATLDIFQNGGDIASELIRTRCQRGADIARQLRFGEAVAQGIHALDEHWDGGGKPDGLAGEAIPLYSRIALLAQVVDVFHTSGGPAAALAETRLRSGQWLDPALVAAFERVAAREQLWTVLGRADLPARVYALEPAQHSVPLSEDYLDEIAEAFGQIIDAKSPYTAGHSARVALYTDLIAEELGVPGARRRWLRRGALLHDMGKLGVSNTILDKAGKLDAAEWEAVRLHATYTEQILSGIAPFAELAQVAGAHHERLDGAGYPRGLSAGDITLETRMITTADIFDAISADRPYRAAVPVPQTLAMMDKLVGSALDARCMHALRQAAQRIESGLVSVPAADDQPQG; encoded by the coding sequence ATGGACGATCTCAAGCTTTGCGAACTGGTGGGTGCCCTCAGTCATGCGCTGGACATGACGGAGGGCCAGCCCAAGGGGCACTGCGTGCGCTGCGCGTTCATTGGCATGAACGTGGCGCACGAGCTGGGGCTGGATTCGCAGCGGCAATGGGAGCTCTATTACACGTTGCTGCTCAAGGATCTGGGTTGCAGCAGCAACGCTGCGCGCATCTGCGATCTCTACCTCACCGACGACCTGCGCTTCAAGCGCGATTTCAAGCTCGTCGGCGGCTCGCTGCCGCAGGTGGTGCGCTTTGTGCTCACGCACACCGGGCTGAAGTCGGGCCTGGCGGAGCGATTTCGCGCCACGCTGGACATTTTCCAAAATGGAGGAGACATCGCCAGCGAGCTGATCAGAACCCGCTGCCAGCGCGGGGCGGATATTGCTCGCCAGTTGCGGTTTGGCGAGGCGGTGGCGCAAGGCATCCATGCATTGGACGAGCACTGGGATGGCGGAGGCAAACCCGACGGCCTGGCAGGCGAAGCCATACCGCTGTATTCCCGGATTGCCTTGCTGGCCCAGGTCGTCGACGTTTTTCATACTTCAGGCGGGCCAGCTGCGGCGCTGGCCGAAACCCGGCTGCGCAGCGGCCAATGGCTTGATCCCGCGCTGGTGGCCGCCTTCGAGCGTGTGGCAGCGCGTGAGCAGCTGTGGACAGTCCTGGGACGGGCGGACCTGCCGGCGCGTGTTTACGCGCTGGAGCCGGCCCAGCACAGCGTGCCCCTGAGCGAGGACTATCTGGATGAAATCGCCGAAGCCTTCGGCCAGATCATCGATGCCAAGAGTCCTTACACGGCCGGGCACAGCGCGCGCGTGGCCCTGTATACGGACCTCATCGCCGAAGAGCTCGGCGTGCCCGGCGCACGGCGCCGCTGGCTGCGGCGCGGCGCACTCTTGCACGACATGGGCAAGCTTGGCGTCAGCAACACCATCCTCGACAAGGCCGGCAAGCTCGATGCAGCGGAGTGGGAGGCGGTGCGGCTGCATGCCACCTACACCGAACAGATCCTGAGCGGCATCGCGCCATTCGCGGAACTTGCGCAGGTCGCCGGCGCCCATCACGAGCGACTGGATGGCGCCGGCTACCCGCGCGGCCTGTCAGCCGGTGACATCACGCTTGAAACCCGCATGATCACGACCGCGGATATCTTCGACGCCATCTCGGCCGATCGGCCCTACCGTGCCGCGGTGCCGGTACCGCAAACCCTGGCCATGATGGACAAGTTGGTCGGCTCGGCGCTCGATGCGCGATGCATGCACGCATTGCGGCAGGCCGCGCAGCGCATCGAGTCCGGGCTTGTCTCGGTGCCGGCGGCCGATGACCAGCCCCAAGGCTGA
- a CDS encoding MBL fold metallo-hydrolase — MSTLQSDRGEAESSVRPKVHTWFHEPSNTACHCIIDPATKHCAVVDSVLDFDYAAACTHTEFADAIVAYIKAEGLTLDWLLETHAHADHISAAPYIKRQTGGKIGIGEHIKDVQKVFGELFHDPSIPRDGSPFDKLFADEETFAIGRLQAYAMHTPGHTPACIVYVVGDSAFVGDTLFMPDYGTARCDFPGGDAHILYRSVHKIFALSPQTKLYMCHDYMPGGREPRWVCTVQEQREGNVQIHEGVREDDFVAFRKQRDAKLSAPALILPSVQVNVRAGDMPPPESNGVSYLKIPINVFGR; from the coding sequence ATGAGTACATTGCAAAGTGACCGTGGCGAGGCCGAAAGCTCGGTTCGACCCAAGGTTCACACCTGGTTTCATGAGCCGTCCAATACGGCCTGCCACTGCATCATCGACCCTGCCACCAAGCACTGTGCGGTGGTCGACAGCGTGCTGGACTTCGATTACGCAGCGGCGTGCACGCATACGGAATTCGCCGATGCCATCGTCGCGTACATCAAGGCCGAGGGGCTGACGCTGGACTGGCTTTTGGAAACCCATGCCCATGCGGACCACATTTCCGCGGCCCCTTACATCAAAAGGCAGACCGGTGGGAAGATCGGCATCGGCGAGCACATCAAGGACGTGCAAAAGGTGTTCGGCGAACTGTTCCACGACCCCAGTATCCCGCGCGATGGCAGCCCGTTTGACAAGCTCTTCGCCGATGAAGAAACCTTCGCCATCGGTCGGTTGCAGGCCTACGCAATGCACACGCCAGGACATACGCCGGCTTGCATCGTGTACGTGGTGGGTGACAGTGCCTTCGTGGGTGACACGCTGTTCATGCCCGACTATGGCACGGCACGCTGCGACTTTCCGGGTGGCGACGCGCACATCCTGTACCGCTCGGTGCACAAGATCTTCGCGCTGTCACCTCAGACCAAGCTCTACATGTGTCACGATTACATGCCAGGGGGGCGCGAGCCGCGCTGGGTTTGCACGGTGCAGGAGCAGCGCGAAGGCAACGTCCAGATCCATGAGGGCGTGCGCGAGGACGACTTCGTCGCGTTTCGCAAGCAGCGTGATGCCAAGCTCAGCGCGCCAGCACTGATCCTGCCCTCAGTGCAGGTCAACGTGCGAGCAGGCGACATGCCGCCGCCGGAGTCCAACGGGGTGAGCTACCTGAAGATTCCCATCAACGTGTTTGGCCGTTAG
- a CDS encoding YeeE/YedE family protein, with protein sequence MLFQIDWLQFTPGTAIAGGALIGLASGALALGAGKIAGISGILGSTLNDLAQRARPAGWRVAFLGGIVAASFIWVLFAPVPGAHYGESWPIITIAGLLVGFGTRMGSGCASGHGVCGLSRLSARSAAAVGTFMAAGIVTAVLSRLF encoded by the coding sequence ATGCTTTTCCAAATCGACTGGCTGCAGTTCACGCCCGGTACTGCCATCGCTGGCGGCGCGCTCATCGGGCTCGCATCGGGCGCATTGGCGCTGGGCGCGGGCAAGATTGCCGGCATCAGCGGGATTCTGGGCAGCACCTTGAATGACCTGGCGCAGCGCGCCCGCCCCGCGGGGTGGCGCGTCGCATTCCTGGGAGGCATCGTCGCAGCATCGTTCATCTGGGTCCTGTTTGCGCCGGTTCCCGGGGCGCACTACGGCGAATCCTGGCCCATCATCACGATTGCGGGACTGCTCGTGGGATTCGGCACCCGCATGGGTTCCGGTTGCGCCAGCGGCCACGGCGTATGCGGCCTGTCGCGCCTTTCGGCGCGCTCGGCTGCGGCGGTGGGCACCTTCATGGCCGCGGGCATCGTGACCGCCGTGCTGAGCCGACTGTTCTGA
- a CDS encoding DUF6691 family protein: protein MRIFAFLCGLAFGFGLLISGMTDPVKVLGFLDIAGPWDPSLILVMASAVLVAFPLVQLASRRQTAILGDPIAFPPRFGITGKLIVGSAIFGVGWGLDGLCPGPSLAMLGAFTWQEGLFFVMMATGMLGHEVWQRRRGLPSARAPAAQ, encoded by the coding sequence ATGAGAATTTTCGCCTTCCTCTGCGGATTGGCCTTCGGGTTCGGCCTGCTGATCTCCGGCATGACCGATCCGGTCAAGGTGCTGGGTTTCCTCGACATCGCCGGCCCCTGGGATCCGAGCCTCATCCTGGTCATGGCCAGCGCCGTGCTGGTCGCATTCCCGCTGGTGCAACTCGCCTCGCGCCGGCAGACCGCGATTTTGGGCGACCCCATTGCCTTTCCCCCGCGTTTCGGGATTACAGGCAAGCTGATCGTCGGCAGCGCCATTTTCGGTGTGGGCTGGGGGTTGGACGGGTTGTGTCCGGGCCCATCCCTGGCCATGCTTGGCGCCTTTACATGGCAGGAAGGGCTGTTCTTCGTGATGATGGCCACCGGCATGCTCGGGCATGAAGTCTGGCAGCGCAGGCGTGGCCTGCCAAGCGCCAGAGCGCCAGCGGCTCAGTGA
- a CDS encoding 3-(methylthio)propionyl-CoA ligase codes for MNGLMQQHDLLISSLIEFAARYHGDTEIVSRRVEGDIHRTTYAQVRSRAKQLARALDGFGLERGDRVGTLAWNGYRHYELYYGVSGSGRVLHTLNPRLHPDQIAWIINHAGDRVLAFDMTFTPIIQAIAARCPKVEHWVALCDAQQIPAELRQAVPGVHSYEEMLAAQSDEYAWPRLDENLASSMCYTSGTTGNPKGVLYSHRSTVLHAYASALPDVMDVSSRDAVLPVVPMFHVNAWGIPYSSALVGCKLVMPGPALDGASLFRLMDDEGVTFAAGVPTIWLGLLNQMQEEGRKPRALNRVVIGGSAAPASMIATFQDRWGVKVRHAWGMTEMSPLGTACALKNKHLELPPEQRMAVQVTQGRPIFGVDVRVVDGQGVDLPWDGSSMGELLVKGPWIMSDYYESGQPSPLRDGWFPTGDVVTIDPDGYVHIMDRSKDVIKSGGEWISSIELENIAMAHPAVAMAACVAMPHAKWDERPLLVVVKRPGAQVTSNELLAFYEGKVAKWWIPDDVRFVDAIPLGATGKILKNKLRAQLIEPASAGA; via the coding sequence ATGAATGGTTTGATGCAGCAGCACGACTTACTGATTTCCAGCCTCATCGAGTTCGCTGCGCGCTACCACGGCGACACGGAAATCGTCTCGCGCCGGGTGGAGGGGGATATCCACCGCACGACGTACGCCCAAGTGCGCAGCCGCGCCAAGCAGCTGGCGCGTGCGCTGGACGGCTTTGGTCTGGAGCGTGGCGATCGCGTCGGCACCTTGGCGTGGAATGGCTACCGTCATTACGAGCTGTACTACGGCGTCTCGGGCAGCGGTCGGGTGCTGCACACGCTCAACCCGCGCCTGCATCCCGATCAGATCGCCTGGATCATCAACCATGCAGGCGACCGCGTGCTGGCGTTCGACATGACCTTTACGCCCATCATCCAGGCCATCGCCGCACGCTGTCCCAAAGTCGAACATTGGGTCGCGCTGTGCGATGCCCAGCAGATTCCCGCCGAACTGCGGCAGGCGGTTCCCGGTGTGCACAGCTACGAGGAGATGCTGGCCGCGCAGAGCGATGAATACGCGTGGCCAAGGCTCGACGAGAACCTGGCGTCGTCCATGTGTTACACCAGTGGCACGACGGGCAATCCCAAGGGCGTGCTGTACAGCCACCGTTCGACGGTGTTGCATGCGTACGCGTCGGCCTTGCCGGATGTGATGGACGTGTCGTCGCGCGATGCCGTGCTTCCAGTGGTACCGATGTTCCACGTCAACGCCTGGGGCATTCCCTACTCCTCGGCCCTCGTCGGCTGTAAGCTGGTGATGCCCGGACCCGCGCTCGACGGCGCGTCGCTGTTTCGGTTGATGGATGACGAGGGCGTGACCTTCGCCGCGGGCGTGCCCACCATCTGGCTGGGGCTTCTCAACCAGATGCAGGAGGAGGGTCGCAAGCCGCGAGCGCTGAACCGTGTCGTCATTGGCGGCTCGGCGGCGCCCGCCTCGATGATCGCCACATTTCAGGATCGATGGGGCGTGAAGGTCCGCCACGCGTGGGGCATGACGGAAATGAGCCCCCTTGGCACGGCGTGCGCCCTCAAGAACAAACATCTCGAACTGCCCCCGGAGCAGCGCATGGCCGTGCAGGTGACGCAGGGGCGCCCGATCTTCGGTGTCGACGTGCGAGTCGTGGACGGCCAGGGCGTCGACCTGCCCTGGGATGGATCCTCCATGGGCGAGCTTCTGGTCAAGGGCCCGTGGATCATGTCGGACTATTACGAGTCGGGGCAGCCCAGCCCGTTGCGCGACGGTTGGTTTCCGACGGGCGACGTGGTCACCATTGATCCCGATGGCTACGTGCACATCATGGACCGCAGCAAGGACGTCATCAAATCGGGCGGGGAGTGGATCAGCTCCATCGAACTGGAGAATATTGCCATGGCCCATCCTGCAGTCGCAATGGCCGCCTGTGTGGCGATGCCGCATGCCAAATGGGACGAGCGCCCGCTGCTTGTCGTGGTCAAAAGGCCCGGCGCGCAGGTCACGTCGAACGAGTTGCTCGCGTTCTACGAGGGCAAGGTGGCCAAGTGGTGGATTCCGGATGATGTGCGCTTCGTCGACGCAATTCCCCTGGGCGCCACGGGCAAGATTCTCAAGAACAAGTTGCGTGCGCAATTGATTGAGCCCGCATCGGCCGGAGCCTAG
- the fdxA gene encoding ferredoxin FdxA produces MTFVVTENCIRCKFTDCVDVCPVDCFREGPNFLAIDPDECIDCAVCVPECPANAIFAEEDVPGDQQAFIALNAELARKWPSITKRKPAPADAEEWNGKSDKLPFLER; encoded by the coding sequence ATGACATTTGTCGTGACTGAAAACTGCATCCGGTGCAAGTTCACGGATTGCGTAGACGTATGCCCGGTGGATTGCTTCCGCGAGGGACCCAATTTCCTGGCCATCGATCCGGATGAATGCATCGACTGCGCCGTGTGCGTACCCGAGTGCCCGGCCAACGCCATCTTCGCCGAAGAGGATGTACCCGGTGACCAGCAGGCCTTTATCGCGCTGAATGCCGAACTGGCCCGCAAGTGGCCCAGCATCACAAAGCGCAAGCCCGCCCCCGCTGATGCTGAAGAGTGGAACGGCAAATCGGACAAGCTCCCCTTTCTCGAGCGCTGA